A genomic stretch from Pseudomonas alkylphenolica includes:
- a CDS encoding gamma-glutamyl-gamma-aminobutyrate hydrolase family protein, protein MQTTNDLPPLIGISACRQQLGNNSSHTVGDKYVEAAGFAGIPLILPARAEPVDPQRVLERLDGILFTGSPSNVEPHHYNGAPSVEGTKHDVFRDRLTLPLLQAAIATGVPVFCICRGFQELNVALGGTLHQRVQELPGFLDHREPQDAPLEEQYSPRHSVTVQPGGLFERLGLEQSFMVNSLHSQGIDRLADSLRAEALAPDGLIEAVSMEDAPGFVVGVQWHPEYRLAENPVSLRLFQAFREACLARARGERHREKTL, encoded by the coding sequence ATGCAAACTACCAATGACCTGCCGCCTTTGATTGGCATTTCCGCCTGTCGTCAGCAGTTGGGCAATAATTCGTCGCACACCGTTGGCGACAAGTATGTCGAAGCGGCAGGTTTCGCCGGGATCCCGCTGATCCTGCCGGCGCGTGCCGAGCCGGTTGACCCGCAACGCGTGCTAGAGCGCCTCGATGGCATTCTTTTTACCGGTTCGCCTTCAAATGTCGAGCCGCATCATTACAATGGCGCCCCCAGCGTGGAAGGTACGAAGCACGATGTGTTTCGCGACCGGCTGACCCTGCCGTTACTGCAGGCCGCCATTGCCACCGGTGTGCCGGTGTTCTGCATCTGCCGTGGATTCCAGGAATTGAACGTTGCCTTGGGCGGCACCCTGCACCAGCGGGTGCAGGAGCTGCCAGGTTTCCTTGATCACCGCGAGCCGCAGGATGCGCCGCTGGAAGAGCAATACAGCCCACGTCATAGCGTTACCGTACAGCCTGGCGGGCTGTTCGAACGGCTGGGGCTGGAACAGAGCTTCATGGTCAATTCGCTTCACAGCCAAGGCATCGATCGCCTGGCTGACAGCCTGCGGGCCGAGGCCCTGGCGCCGGACGGATTGATTGAAGCAGTGTCCATGGAGGACGCCCCGGGCTTTGTGGTCGGTGTGCAATGGCACCCGGAGTACCGCTTGGCCGAAAACCCGGTTTCGTTGCGTCTGTTCCAGGCGTTTCGTGAGGCATGCCTGGCCCGTGCAAGGGGCGAGCGTCACCGGGAGAAGACCCTATGA
- a CDS encoding aldehyde dehydrogenase has translation MTIAPREHWEQLFQTLKIEGRAFVDGQYCASVAGDIFDCSSPVDGRQLAQVASCDSADAERAVAAARRSFDSGVWAQQAPAQRKRVLIAFADLLLANAEELALLETLDMGKPIADSLSIDIPAAANAIRWHAEAIDKIYDEVAATASDQLGLVTREPVGVVAAIVPWNFPLMMACWKLGPALATGNSVILKPSEKSPLTAIRIAQLALDAGIPAGVLNVLPGYGHTVGKALALHMDVDTLVFTGSTRIAKQLMVYAGESNMKRVWLEAGGKSPNIVFADAPDLQAAADAAAAAIAFNQGEVCIAGSRLLVERSIKERFLPMVVEALKTWKPGHALDPETRVGALVDSTQLDTVLGYIEAGKADGATLLTGGERVLEDTCGVYLQPAIFDGVTNAMRIAREEIFGPVLSVITFDSAEEAVAIANDSPFGLAAAVWTNDISRAHKTARALRAGSVWVNQYDGGDMTAPFGGFKQSGNGRDKSLHAFDKYTELKATWIKL, from the coding sequence ATGACAATTGCACCACGTGAACACTGGGAACAGCTGTTCCAGACCCTGAAGATCGAAGGCCGTGCCTTTGTCGACGGGCAGTACTGCGCCAGTGTTGCTGGTGACATTTTCGATTGTTCCAGCCCGGTCGATGGCCGCCAGCTGGCGCAGGTTGCCAGCTGTGACAGCGCCGACGCCGAGCGCGCCGTGGCCGCCGCCCGCCGCAGCTTTGACAGTGGCGTCTGGGCACAGCAGGCGCCGGCACAGCGCAAACGGGTGCTGATTGCCTTCGCCGATCTGCTGCTGGCCAACGCCGAGGAACTGGCGTTGCTGGAAACCCTGGACATGGGCAAGCCGATTGCCGATTCCCTGAGCATTGATATTCCGGCTGCGGCCAATGCCATTCGCTGGCATGCCGAAGCCATCGACAAGATTTATGACGAAGTTGCTGCAACCGCGTCCGACCAGTTGGGTCTGGTCACCCGCGAGCCGGTCGGCGTGGTTGCGGCCATTGTTCCGTGGAACTTTCCACTGATGATGGCCTGTTGGAAGCTCGGCCCGGCCCTGGCCACCGGTAACTCGGTGATCCTCAAGCCGTCCGAAAAATCACCGCTGACGGCGATCCGTATCGCCCAGTTGGCACTCGACGCCGGTATTCCGGCCGGTGTACTGAACGTGCTGCCTGGGTACGGTCACACGGTCGGCAAGGCCCTGGCCCTGCACATGGATGTCGACACCCTGGTGTTCACCGGCTCCACGCGCATTGCCAAGCAGCTGATGGTCTATGCCGGTGAGTCGAACATGAAGCGGGTCTGGCTGGAAGCCGGCGGCAAGAGCCCGAACATCGTCTTTGCCGACGCCCCTGACCTGCAAGCGGCTGCCGATGCGGCCGCGGCGGCCATCGCCTTCAACCAGGGCGAAGTGTGCATTGCCGGCTCGCGCCTGCTGGTCGAGCGCAGCATCAAGGAGCGCTTCCTGCCGATGGTGGTCGAGGCGCTCAAGACCTGGAAGCCGGGGCACGCCCTGGATCCCGAGACCCGCGTCGGCGCGCTGGTGGACAGCACCCAGCTGGATACCGTGCTCGGCTACATCGAAGCCGGCAAAGCCGATGGCGCTACGTTGCTGACTGGCGGCGAGCGTGTGCTGGAAGACACCTGTGGCGTGTACCTGCAACCGGCGATCTTCGATGGCGTGACCAACGCCATGCGCATTGCCCGCGAGGAAATCTTCGGGCCGGTGCTATCGGTGATCACCTTCGACAGCGCCGAAGAGGCCGTTGCTATCGCCAACGATTCACCGTTCGGCCTGGCCGCGGCGGTCTGGACCAACGACATTTCCCGCGCCCACAAGACTGCCCGTGCCCTGCGTGCTGGCAGCGTCTGGGTCAACCAGTACGACGGCGGCGACATGACCGCGCCGTTTGGCGGCTTCAAGCAGTCGGGTAATGGCCGCGACAAGTCGCTGCACGCTTTTGACAAATACACCGAACTCAAGGCGACCTGGATCAAGCTGTAA
- a CDS encoding glutamine synthetase family protein, with protein MTSVSPRAIPLDEMGEFLQAHPEVQFVDLLIADMNGVVRGKRIERASLVKVYEKGINLPASLFALDINGSTVESTGLGLDIGDADRICFPIPGTLSYEPWQKRPTAQLLMTMHELDGAPFFADPREVLRGVVEKFDALGLDICAAFELEFYLIDQDNLNGRPQPPRSPISGKRPQSTQVYLIDDLDEYVDCLQDMLEAAKEQGIPADAIVKESAPAQFEVNLHHVADAIKACDYAVLLKRLIKNIAYDHEMDSTFMAKPYPGQAGNGLHVHISLLDKKTGKNIFTSDDPEQSETLRHAIGGVLETMPASMAFLCPNINSYRRFGAQFYVPNAPSWGLDNRTVAVRVPTGSSDAVRIEHRVAGADANPYLMMAAILAGIHHGLTNQIEPGAPIEGNSYEQLEQSLPNNLRDALRELDDSEVLNKYISPDYIDIFVACKESEMAEFEVSISDLEYNWYLHTV; from the coding sequence ATGACGTCGGTCTCTCCGCGCGCCATCCCTCTCGACGAGATGGGTGAATTTCTCCAGGCCCACCCTGAGGTGCAGTTTGTCGATCTGTTGATTGCCGACATGAACGGCGTGGTACGTGGCAAGCGCATCGAGCGTGCGAGCCTGGTCAAGGTCTACGAAAAAGGCATCAACCTGCCGGCCTCGCTGTTCGCCCTGGATATCAACGGTTCCACCGTGGAAAGCACCGGCCTGGGCCTGGATATCGGTGACGCCGACCGCATCTGTTTCCCGATCCCTGGCACCCTGAGCTACGAACCCTGGCAGAAGCGCCCGACTGCGCAGTTGCTGATGACCATGCACGAGCTGGACGGCGCGCCGTTCTTCGCCGACCCGCGTGAGGTTTTGCGTGGCGTCGTGGAGAAATTCGACGCATTGGGCCTGGATATCTGCGCGGCGTTTGAGCTGGAGTTCTACCTGATCGACCAGGACAACCTAAACGGCCGTCCACAACCGCCGCGCTCGCCGATCTCCGGCAAGCGCCCGCAGTCGACCCAGGTGTACCTGATCGACGATCTTGACGAGTACGTCGACTGCCTGCAGGACATGCTCGAAGCGGCGAAAGAGCAGGGCATTCCTGCCGATGCCATCGTCAAGGAAAGCGCGCCTGCGCAGTTCGAGGTCAACCTGCATCACGTCGCCGACGCGATCAAGGCCTGCGACTATGCGGTACTGCTCAAGCGCCTGATCAAGAACATCGCCTACGACCATGAGATGGATTCCACCTTCATGGCCAAGCCTTACCCGGGCCAGGCGGGCAACGGTCTGCATGTGCATATCTCGTTGCTGGACAAGAAAACCGGCAAGAACATTTTCACCAGCGATGACCCCGAGCAGAGCGAGACCCTGCGTCACGCCATCGGTGGCGTCCTGGAAACCATGCCGGCATCGATGGCCTTCCTCTGCCCGAACATCAACTCCTACCGCCGTTTCGGTGCCCAGTTCTATGTGCCCAATGCGCCAAGCTGGGGCCTGGACAACCGCACCGTGGCGGTCCGCGTACCGACCGGCAGCAGCGATGCGGTGCGCATCGAACACCGCGTAGCCGGTGCCGATGCCAACCCGTACCTGATGATGGCGGCGATTCTGGCCGGTATTCACCACGGCCTGACCAACCAGATCGAGCCGGGCGCGCCGATTGAAGGCAACTCCTACGAGCAGTTGGAGCAGAGCCTGCCGAACAACCTGCGCGATGCGTTGCGTGAACTCGATGACAGCGAAGTGCTGAACAAGTACATCAGCCCGGATTACATCGACATTTTTGTCGCCTGCAAGGAAAGCGAAATGGCCGAATTCGAGGTGTCGATTTCCGACCTCGAATACAACTGGTACCTGCATACCGTGTGA
- a CDS encoding LysR family transcriptional regulator — MQYQISHADLSLVLALVRGRSLAKAAELLRVDVSTVFRSIRRMEAALGTALFVKSRKGYIPTGTAQALAEQAERAEQALDAARVALEHGEQVVSGTVRLTCTDAVLHSLLLPALAEFMPAYPALSLELATSNTFANLSRRDADLALRLTNAPPEHLVGRCLGSASYVVCGREEYREKLKQAPTSLPWIAPDDTMQDHPTVVWRSEHLPGVMPRYRCSSISAIAQLVTAGLGVAALPDYMAHTLPGVEPLSDALPGCDTELWLLTRPDCRALRSVQTLFDELTPRLRDALGRQ, encoded by the coding sequence ATGCAATATCAGATCAGTCACGCCGACCTCTCACTGGTACTCGCCCTGGTACGCGGACGCTCACTGGCAAAGGCCGCAGAGCTGCTGCGGGTTGATGTTTCGACGGTGTTCCGCTCGATTCGGCGCATGGAAGCTGCCCTCGGTACCGCGTTGTTCGTAAAGAGCCGCAAAGGCTACATCCCCACCGGCACCGCCCAGGCCCTGGCCGAGCAGGCCGAGCGCGCCGAACAGGCCCTGGATGCCGCGCGGGTGGCGCTGGAGCACGGTGAGCAGGTAGTCAGCGGTACCGTTCGTCTGACGTGTACCGATGCGGTGCTGCACAGCCTGTTGCTGCCGGCACTGGCCGAGTTCATGCCGGCCTATCCGGCCCTGTCGCTTGAACTGGCGACCTCCAACACCTTCGCCAACCTGAGCCGCCGCGATGCCGACCTCGCCCTGCGCCTGACCAACGCGCCACCGGAGCACCTGGTTGGCCGCTGCCTGGGCTCGGCTTCTTATGTGGTCTGCGGCCGCGAGGAGTATCGCGAAAAGCTCAAGCAAGCCCCGACCAGCCTGCCGTGGATCGCCCCCGACGACACCATGCAAGACCACCCCACCGTGGTCTGGCGCAGCGAGCACCTGCCCGGCGTCATGCCGCGTTATCGCTGCAGCAGTATCTCGGCGATTGCTCAGCTGGTGACTGCCGGGCTTGGCGTAGCGGCCCTGCCCGATTACATGGCCCACACGCTGCCGGGCGTCGAGCCGTTGAGCGACGCCCTGCCCGGCTGCGACACCGAACTCTGGCTGCTGACCCGCCCGGATTGCCGGGCGTTGCGCTCGGTACAGACCTTGTTCGATGAGCTGACGCCGCGGCTGCGCGATGCCTTGGGGCGCCAATAA
- the rpoZ gene encoding DNA-directed RNA polymerase subunit omega, translating to MARVTVEDCLEHVDNRFELVMLSTKRARQLATGGKEPKVAWENDKPTVVALREIAEGICTPEFIAAESIVEVEPAFAFGSEEEANEAV from the coding sequence ATGGCCCGCGTAACCGTTGAAGACTGCCTAGAACACGTGGATAACCGTTTTGAGCTGGTCATGCTCTCTACCAAGCGTGCCCGTCAGCTGGCCACCGGCGGCAAAGAGCCGAAAGTGGCATGGGAAAACGACAAGCCTACCGTCGTTGCCCTGCGTGAAATCGCTGAAGGCATCTGCACCCCTGAATTCATCGCTGCCGAATCCATTGTCGAAGTCGAGCCTGCCTTTGCATTTGGTAGCGAGGAAGAGGCCAACGAGGCGGTCTAA
- the spoT gene encoding bifunctional GTP diphosphokinase/guanosine-3',5'-bis pyrophosphate 3'-pyrophosphohydrolase gives MPSIDALADRLSTYLGADQVNLVRRAYFYAEQAHDGQRRRSGEAYVTHPLAVASILADMHMDHQSLMAAMLHDVIEDTGIAKEALSSQFGETVAELVDGVSKLTQMNFETKAEAQAENFQKMAMAMARDIRVILVKLADRLHNMRTLEVLSGEKRRRIAKETLEIYAPIANRLGMHSVRVEFEDLGFKAMHPMRSARIYQAVKRARGNRKEIVNKIEESLAHCLAVDGIEGEVSGRQKHLYGIYKKMRGKRRAFNEIMDVYAFRIIVDKVDTCYRVLGAVHNLYKPLPGRFKDYIAIPKANGYQSLHTTLFGMHGVPIEIQIRTREMEEMANNGIAAHWLYKSSDDEQPKGTHARARQWVKGVLEMQQRAGNSLEFIESVKIDLFPDEVYVFTPKGRIMELPKGSTAVDFAYAVHTDVGNSCIACRINRRLAPLSEPLQSGSTVEIVSAPGARPNPAWLNFVVTGKARTHIRHALKLQRRSESISLGERLLNKVLNGFDSALDKIPQERVQAMLSEYRLEQLEDMLEDIGLGNRMAYVVARRLLSSEGEQLPTPEGPLAIRGTEGLVLSYAKCCTPIPGDPIVGHLSAGKGMVVHLENCRNISEIRHNPEKCVQLSWAKDVTGEFNVELRVELEHQRGLIALLASSVNAADGNIEKISMDERDGRISVVQLVVSVHDRVHLARVIKKLRALTGVIRITRMRT, from the coding sequence GTGCCGAGCATAGACGCCCTCGCCGATCGTCTGTCGACCTACCTCGGCGCTGACCAGGTCAACCTGGTGCGCCGAGCGTACTTCTACGCCGAACAAGCCCACGATGGCCAACGCCGTCGTAGCGGTGAAGCCTACGTCACGCATCCGCTGGCGGTGGCAAGCATCCTCGCCGACATGCACATGGACCATCAGAGCCTGATGGCGGCCATGCTCCATGACGTGATCGAAGACACCGGCATCGCCAAGGAAGCCCTCAGCTCGCAATTTGGCGAGACCGTGGCCGAACTGGTCGATGGGGTCAGCAAACTGACCCAGATGAACTTCGAGACCAAAGCCGAAGCCCAGGCGGAAAACTTCCAGAAAATGGCCATGGCCATGGCCCGGGATATCCGCGTGATCCTGGTCAAACTGGCCGACCGCCTGCACAACATGCGCACGCTTGAAGTGCTATCAGGCGAAAAACGCCGGCGCATCGCCAAAGAAACCCTGGAAATCTACGCCCCCATCGCCAACCGTCTGGGGATGCACAGTGTGCGCGTGGAATTCGAAGACCTGGGTTTCAAGGCCATGCACCCGATGCGCTCCGCGCGCATCTACCAGGCAGTCAAGCGCGCCCGCGGCAACCGCAAGGAAATCGTCAACAAGATCGAAGAGTCGCTGGCCCACTGCCTGGCCGTCGACGGCATCGAAGGCGAAGTCAGCGGCCGCCAGAAGCACCTGTACGGCATCTACAAGAAGATGCGCGGCAAGCGCCGCGCCTTCAACGAGATCATGGATGTCTATGCGTTTCGCATCATCGTCGACAAGGTAGACACCTGCTACCGCGTGCTCGGCGCCGTGCACAACCTGTACAAGCCGCTGCCCGGACGCTTCAAGGACTACATCGCAATTCCCAAGGCCAACGGCTACCAGTCGCTGCATACCACGCTGTTCGGCATGCACGGAGTGCCTATCGAGATCCAGATTCGCACCCGCGAAATGGAGGAGATGGCCAACAACGGCATTGCCGCCCACTGGCTGTACAAGTCCAGCGACGACGAACAGCCCAAAGGCACCCACGCCCGCGCCCGTCAGTGGGTCAAAGGCGTGCTGGAGATGCAGCAACGCGCAGGCAACTCCCTGGAATTCATTGAAAGCGTGAAGATCGACCTGTTCCCGGACGAGGTCTACGTGTTCACGCCCAAAGGCCGCATCATGGAGCTGCCCAAAGGCTCCACGGCGGTCGATTTCGCTTACGCGGTGCACACCGACGTCGGCAACAGCTGTATCGCCTGCCGGATCAACCGGCGCCTGGCGCCACTGTCCGAACCGCTGCAGAGCGGCTCGACGGTCGAGATCGTCAGCGCTCCGGGCGCGCGACCGAACCCAGCCTGGCTGAATTTCGTCGTCACCGGTAAAGCCCGCACGCACATCCGCCACGCCCTCAAGCTGCAGCGCCGTTCCGAGTCCATCAGCCTCGGCGAACGCCTGCTGAACAAAGTGCTCAATGGTTTCGACAGCGCCCTGGACAAGATTCCCCAGGAGCGCGTCCAGGCCATGCTCAGCGAGTACCGCTTGGAGCAGCTCGAGGACATGCTCGAAGACATCGGTCTGGGCAACCGCATGGCCTATGTGGTCGCCCGCCGCTTGCTGTCCAGCGAAGGCGAGCAGTTGCCGACCCCCGAAGGTCCGTTGGCGATCCGCGGTACCGAAGGCCTGGTGCTCAGCTATGCGAAATGCTGCACACCGATCCCGGGCGATCCGATCGTCGGCCACCTGTCGGCCGGCAAAGGCATGGTCGTGCACCTGGAAAATTGCCGAAACATCAGTGAAATCCGCCACAACCCGGAAAAGTGCGTGCAGCTGTCCTGGGCCAAGGATGTCACCGGTGAGTTCAACGTCGAACTGCGCGTCGAGCTGGAGCACCAACGCGGCCTGATCGCGCTGCTGGCCAGCAGCGTCAACGCCGCCGACGGCAACATCGAAAAAATCAGCATGGATGAGCGCGATGGTCGCATCAGCGTGGTCCAACTGGTGGTCAGCGTGCACGACCGCGTGCATCTGGCCCGCGTGATCAAGAAACTGCGTGCCCTGACCGGGGTGATCCGCATCACCCGCATGCGCACGTAG
- a CDS encoding RidA family protein codes for MTKTVITSDKAPAAIGTYSQAIKAGNTVYMSGQIPLDPKTMELVEGFEAQTVQVFENLKAVAEAAGGSFKDIVKLNIFLTDLSHFAKVNEIMGKYFEQPYPARAAIGVAALPRGSQVEMDAILVLE; via the coding sequence ATGACCAAGACCGTCATCACCAGTGACAAGGCCCCCGCCGCCATCGGCACCTACTCCCAGGCGATCAAGGCCGGTAACACGGTGTACATGTCCGGCCAGATCCCACTGGACCCGAAAACCATGGAACTGGTCGAAGGCTTCGAAGCCCAGACCGTTCAGGTCTTCGAAAACCTCAAGGCGGTTGCTGAGGCTGCCGGCGGTTCGTTCAAGGACATCGTCAAGCTGAACATCTTCCTGACCGACCTGAGCCACTTCGCCAAGGTCAACGAGATCATGGGCAAGTACTTCGAACAGCCGTACCCAGCGCGCGCCGCCATCGGTGTTGCCGCCCTGCCACGTGGCTCGCAAGTTGAAATGGACGCGATTCTGGTCCTCGAGTAA
- a CDS encoding SDR family oxidoreductase — MSACSVLIVGCGDVGSRLAKQMLACNWQVSGLRRSVEQLPAGVTGVAADLFDAQCPATWPSAAPDYLVYCAAASQHDEAGYRAAYVDGLKHVLSWLAERGQAPKRLLFVSSSGVYAQQGGEWIDETSVAEPQNYSGTVMLEAEKLALASGIPASIVRLTGIYGPGREWLLSQVRQGYRVTEEPPLYANRIHAEDAAGLLAFLLKADAGGQVLEDCYIGVDDAPAPLAEVVAWLRQYMGVTEWSEQDRVRRTGSKRCSNARARALGWAPQYPSYKEGYAAILEGRA, encoded by the coding sequence ATGTCTGCGTGTTCTGTTCTGATCGTCGGTTGTGGGGATGTCGGTAGCCGTCTGGCCAAGCAAATGCTGGCGTGCAACTGGCAGGTGAGCGGCCTGCGTCGCAGCGTCGAGCAGTTGCCGGCCGGGGTCACGGGCGTGGCAGCGGACCTGTTCGACGCGCAATGTCCGGCCACCTGGCCATCAGCGGCGCCGGACTATCTGGTCTACTGCGCAGCGGCCAGTCAGCATGACGAGGCCGGTTATCGAGCCGCGTATGTCGATGGCTTGAAGCATGTCCTGAGCTGGTTGGCTGAGCGTGGACAGGCGCCGAAGCGCTTGCTGTTCGTTTCCAGCAGCGGCGTCTATGCCCAGCAGGGCGGTGAATGGATCGACGAGACATCGGTGGCCGAGCCGCAGAACTACAGCGGTACGGTGATGCTGGAGGCGGAAAAGCTGGCGCTGGCCAGCGGCATACCGGCTTCCATCGTGCGTCTGACCGGTATCTATGGCCCGGGACGGGAATGGCTGCTCAGCCAGGTGCGTCAGGGTTACCGGGTCACAGAGGAGCCGCCGCTGTATGCCAACCGCATCCATGCCGAGGATGCCGCCGGCTTGCTGGCTTTTCTGCTCAAGGCCGACGCTGGTGGGCAGGTGCTGGAGGATTGTTACATCGGCGTGGATGACGCCCCGGCACCGCTGGCCGAAGTGGTGGCCTGGCTGCGCCAGTACATGGGCGTTACCGAGTGGTCGGAACAGGATCGGGTACGTCGTACCGGCAGCAAGCGTTGCAGCAACGCCCGTGCCCGGGCACTGGGCTGGGCGCCGCAGTACCCAAGCTACAAGGAAGGCTATGCAGCCATCCTTGAAGGGCGCGCTTAG
- the exbB gene encoding tonB-system energizer ExbB encodes MTRIQPSASPTTPRVWRAIAALMFSLAVAPAALADEPTTPAAAPAAAVAPAAAPAAPGTEPAAAPAAAAAAPVDGQAVTEAEEVEALVEDTSLGMAHDLSPWGMYKNADIVVKIVMIGLAIASIITWTIWIAKGFELMGAKRRLRGEIALLKKSTTLKEASDGANKEGTLAHLLVHDALDEMRLSANAREKEGIKERVSFRLERLVAASGRNMSSGTGVLATIGSTAPFVGLFGTVWGIMNSFIGIAKTQTTNLAVVAPGIAEALLATALGLVAAIPAVVIYNVFARSIAGYKAQVADASAEVLLLVSRDLDHQPGDRVTAPHMVKVG; translated from the coding sequence ATGACACGTATCCAACCTTCCGCTTCGCCAACCACGCCGCGCGTATGGCGCGCCATTGCCGCGCTGATGTTCAGCCTGGCAGTGGCCCCAGCTGCACTGGCCGATGAGCCGACCACTCCCGCTGCCGCCCCCGCCGCTGCCGTAGCCCCGGCTGCAGCGCCTGCCGCGCCAGGCACCGAGCCAGCTGCTGCGCCGGCCGCCGCTGCCGCAGCGCCGGTTGATGGCCAGGCTGTTACCGAAGCCGAAGAAGTCGAAGCGCTGGTTGAAGACACCAGCCTGGGCATGGCCCATGACCTGTCCCCATGGGGCATGTACAAAAACGCCGACATCGTGGTCAAGATCGTCATGATCGGCCTGGCCATTGCCTCGATCATCACCTGGACCATCTGGATCGCCAAGGGCTTCGAGCTGATGGGCGCCAAGCGTCGTCTGCGCGGTGAAATTGCCCTGCTGAAAAAATCCACCACCCTCAAGGAAGCCAGCGATGGCGCCAACAAGGAAGGCACCCTGGCCCACCTGCTGGTTCACGATGCCCTGGATGAAATGCGCCTGTCGGCCAACGCCCGCGAGAAAGAAGGCATCAAGGAACGCGTCAGCTTCCGCCTTGAGCGCCTGGTAGCCGCCAGCGGCCGCAACATGAGCAGCGGCACCGGCGTATTGGCCACCATCGGCTCCACTGCACCGTTCGTCGGTCTGTTCGGTACCGTGTGGGGCATCATGAACAGCTTCATCGGCATCGCCAAAACCCAGACCACCAACCTGGCTGTGGTCGCCCCCGGCATCGCCGAGGCCTTGCTGGCCACTGCACTGGGTCTGGTTGCCGCAATCCCGGCAGTGGTCATCTACAACGTCTTCGCCCGCTCCATCGCCGGTTACAAGGCTCAGGTTGCCGACGCCTCGGCAGAAGTCCTGCTGCTGGTCAGCCGCGACCTGGACCACCAGCCAGGTGATCGCGTCACTGCACCTCACATGGTGAAAGTGGGGTAA
- the exbD gene encoding TonB system transport protein ExbD: MGLHLNEGGDDLAENHEINVTPFIDVMLVLLIIFMVAAPLATVDIKVDLPASTAKPAPRPEKPIFLSVKADQNVYVGEEQVQRDQLGAVLDAKTKGDKDTTIFFQADKGVDYGDLMEVMNSLRAAGYLKVGLVGLETAAKK, encoded by the coding sequence ATGGGCCTGCATCTTAACGAAGGTGGCGACGACCTCGCCGAGAACCACGAAATCAACGTCACGCCGTTCATCGACGTGATGTTGGTCCTGCTGATCATCTTCATGGTGGCAGCGCCTCTGGCCACCGTCGATATCAAGGTTGACTTGCCCGCCTCGACTGCCAAACCGGCACCGAGGCCGGAGAAGCCGATCTTCCTCAGCGTCAAGGCAGACCAGAACGTCTATGTCGGCGAAGAGCAGGTTCAGCGCGACCAGCTCGGCGCGGTACTCGACGCCAAGACCAAGGGCGACAAGGACACCACGATCTTCTTCCAGGCCGACAAAGGCGTGGATTACGGCGATCTGATGGAAGTCATGAATTCGCTGCGCGCGGCCGGTTACCTGAAAGTCGGTCTGGTCGGGCTTGAGACGGCAGCCAAGAAATGA
- a CDS encoding energy transducer TonB — protein MIKTRHKFARYGTSLAIVLGIHAVAVLLTLNWSVPQAIELPPAAMMIEMAPMPVPAPPPPPKVVTPPQPPAPVEELPLPKLAEAPKPKIAIAKQVKPKAKPQPPKPEKKPEPPQDKPTDEQVVDTPPSNAPAQKSAAPTPSIATNSNALPTWQSDLLRHLAKYKRYPENARRMRMEGINRLRFVVDGEGKILSYTLAGGSGSAALDRATLEMIRRAQPVPPPPKELLNNGSIEVIAPFVYSLDKR, from the coding sequence ATGATCAAGACGCGGCATAAGTTCGCGCGTTACGGCACTAGTCTGGCGATTGTGTTGGGTATCCATGCTGTCGCCGTGCTGCTGACGCTCAATTGGTCGGTACCCCAAGCGATCGAGTTGCCGCCTGCGGCAATGATGATCGAGATGGCCCCGATGCCGGTACCGGCGCCTCCACCGCCGCCCAAGGTAGTGACCCCGCCACAGCCGCCAGCGCCGGTTGAAGAACTGCCGCTGCCGAAACTGGCCGAGGCACCGAAACCGAAAATCGCCATCGCCAAGCAGGTCAAGCCGAAGGCTAAACCGCAGCCGCCCAAGCCTGAGAAAAAGCCTGAGCCGCCGCAAGACAAGCCTACCGACGAGCAAGTGGTCGATACGCCGCCGAGCAACGCGCCTGCGCAGAAATCCGCAGCGCCGACACCGAGCATCGCCACCAACAGCAATGCCCTGCCAACCTGGCAGAGCGATCTGTTACGCCACCTGGCCAAGTACAAGCGCTACCCGGAAAACGCCCGGCGCATGCGCATGGAAGGCATCAACCGGTTGCGCTTTGTAGTCGATGGCGAGGGCAAGATTCTGTCTTACACCCTGGCCGGTGGCTCGGGCAGTGCGGCACTGGATCGGGCAACCCTGGAGATGATCCGTCGCGCCCAGCCGGTGCCACCACCACCCAAGGAATTGCTGAATAACGGCAGCATCGAAGTGATCGCGCCATTCGTCTACTCGCTGGACAAGCGCTGA